In Mytilus edulis chromosome 13, xbMytEdul2.2, whole genome shotgun sequence, a single window of DNA contains:
- the LOC139501783 gene encoding rootletin-like isoform X29, with protein sequence MDANDTTDTQDLLSESDTSEAPRVGFVKNKVQALEQNLKGEGDYGETPSKNLVQQNIELRRKLEEEHQSYKRKLQAYQDGQQRQAQLVQKLQAKLLQYKKKCTDYESKIHSQSISQLQSQQDSYHKGLDSESRLRQEAENNMDHESALIKLEEEQQRSASLAHVNSMLREQLDQATAANQSLTNDIHKLTNDWQRAREELEGKEAEWREEEQSFNEYFSNEHGRLLSLWREVVAFRRSFGELKTATERDMSHLRSDVTKASRSMHSACLNLSANQRSSDTQLSVLLDREKQERMSLENQLRDKNREIGELQSRYDTHSAELNSKYVYEKISVENQTRVNELTMLNEKLKIQAEEHNKTISNLQRNINNLETRLGEQRSYDLPETESSRQYREETDVIHEALRNIAEAVINDADELDAEGGRRSVSPSRNRSMSPTARARSPILRNRSKSPMARSRSPAFADATFSAVQAALNKRQLQVSELRAKLIASKDHNGQMRKNLDDVENERRRLEMQIINLKEDLDLSKRDKDDTSRERDRLRNSLNLTGNEKSQLEKVRYEMNEQVEGLQMENEKLQAANTELQRQRDNIEEDKEDVTKDKERQLKENDRCHRVIDQLEHKVSSIKEELVGTKEALNRALLDKEVLEQQKAEVSDALTKSEVQKSDLELEINRAKTEEAGLRDALHKMQQLNEGLGQDKIELNKMIIMLENEKASLQGEKSMLEQERCGIREELVRVEQEKMDLDTEKMGLNQTLELSEMTRQQLEEEITAIHREKGETTEQLNCVARHKQALAEELVSVRKEMERVNTNLKRIAIEKERLTQEKGELIVQVTDTERENRHQSEVISTLKADKDALESALYEVQEQARQLEVRKEQLEGENQELIIRKENLQSEINRLCKEKDADNEKFDFQREDLNRRLAQLERDMQMAITQEKQAHEDDVDRLSRERDNQRAEFESQREEMITQYNMEKEESNNKFDRMREELMEELAALQRDRDNSLMMAENDKQQTMSLLEQEKSTLGEKNNNLTMDLANANVEYERLKRDYYAKQEQDRTTINGLGSELKNFRSQFDETCMNHEKECKDLTNNIRELERQREGALREVAELKTQLKLVEENRDNIRRDLIEANRKIREGEETRDLMRKDIVELKRNINDEVREKDTISKTADELRNTVKRNEADKIELNRALQDNKQRCAVLDEQKANVQKEAGDLRASLREVEKARLEARRELQELRRQVKQLDGERNKLGKEVGDLQNRVARDEEKEEESRRTSFDLKQKVVETEASREALRKELANTQRKMGEVIEESRMKEKDYQMALEDSRRIERKMEDQRRNLEIQLENTGAENEELKLRLSGAEGRVNALEATLARLEGAKRDIEFKLSSIVSSLRRTIGFRQEMPRARSPVRSRSTSPRRSRPNSPAKGFENTYATTTEGRGSPIPRTGSPDRAGSPIRVSSRGVSPSRFEMAAVDVDPEAVRMALRDFVQQLANAERERDDALANTKSMGIQLQELEDEKGRVERRLEQLQKSLGDVEEDKRGIDGRLASAQTALMLQEETIRRNERERKIMQDKMNALERSLTSAETEKRQQLEKISKMKANEGRLDDDKRNLRQGLEDAENRCTKLELARRSLEGDLQRFKLLMNDKETENLVLTDRVETLNKQIQNLDSKAQSLQLTVDRLSLTLAKTEEDGIQQKDKVQSLNMSLSDNNAALNELQERIQQLQRALTSSEHDRRVLQERLDSTRQALNDAKKQNYDLLERVQTLQNDCSESEVRRAEVEGQLRQNHGVLVKRTETEQELNQIVQKLTQDKQNMQDHISNISRNLSTVETQKTEMERTYIRLEKDKSALRKTLDKVEREKLKTEEIANTSLMEKGSLDRSLARLDEDNCDLNKQVQQLQAQLAEAEQQHAQRLIDVTTRHRAETEMETERLRTAQMQAERMLETRERSNRTKIKGLEETVATLKDQLSTEMKKRQLYISRSARTGDEIRDIRSILDSSLSNVTRDQSLDPLIMETETRKLDESLEFRGSYRSQPRRRTSPNRTPMKYSDRLTSTPAMRRTQSPIALRKKLLK encoded by the exons ATGGATGCCAATGATACAACCGACACTCAGGACCTACTGAGCGAGAGTGATACAAGTGAGGCACCACGAGTCggctttgtcaaaaacaaagtaCAAGCA CTTGAACAGAACTTGAAGGGAGAAGGCGACTACGGTGAAACACCATCTAAAAATCTTGTCCAGCAGAACATCGAGTTACGGAGGAAACTAGAGGAGGAACATCAAAGTTATAAACGTAAACTCCAGGCATACCAAGACGGACAACAGAGACAAGCTCAACTTGTACAGAAACTTCAAGCCAAG CTTTTACAATACAAGAAAAAATGTACTGATTATGAATCAAAGATACACTCACAGTCAATTTCGCAG TTACAATCTCAACAAGACTCCTATCATAAGGGTTTAGACAGTGAAAGTCGCCTCCGTCAGGAAGCAGAAAACAACATGGATCACGAATCAGCTTTGATCAAGTTAGAAGAGGAACAGCAGAG GAGTGCCAGCTTGGCCCATGTAAATTCTATGCTCAGAGAGCAGCTGGATCAAGCAACGGCAGCCAACCAGTCCCTCACTAATGATATCCACAAGCTGACCAACGATTGGCAGAGAGCTAGGGAAGAACTAGAAGGCAAGGAAGCAGAATGGAGAGAGGAGGAACAG TCATTTAATGAATACTTCAGCAATGAGCATGGACGCCTCCTCTCATTGTGGCGGGAAGTTGTAGCTTTCCGTCGCAGTTTCGGTGAGTTGAAGACAGCAACAGAACGTGACATGTCTCATCTTCGTTCTGATGTCACCAAGGCATCAAGGAGCATGCACTCTGCCTGTCTCAACCTGAGTGCCAACCAGAGAAGCTCAGATACACAACTTTCGGTTCTGCTGGATCGGGAAAAACAGGAAAGAATGTCTCTTGAGAACCAACTTAGAGATAAGAACAGGGAGATAGGAGAACTTCAGTCTCGCTATGATACTCATAGTGCTGAACTCAACTCCAA ATATGTTTATGAAAAGATTTCTGTAGAAAATCAGACACG GGTCAATGAGTTGACAATGTTGAATGAGAAATTGAAGATTCAGGCTGAAGAACATAACAAAACCATCAGCAATCTTCAACGTAACATCAACAACTTGGAGACACGTCTTGGTGAACAGCGCAGTTATGATCTTCCCGAAACTGAATCTTCCCGTCAGTACCGTGAAGAAACAGATGTCATTCATGAGGCTCTTAGAAACATTGCTGAAGCTGTTATCAATGACGCTGATGAACTTGATGCTGAAGGAGGAAGACGATCAGTATCACCTTCAAGAAATAGGTCAATGTCACCAACTGCCAGGGCAAGGTCACCAATTCTAAGAAACAGATCCAAATCTCCCATGGCTAGGTCAAGGTCTCCTGCCTTTGCCGATGCTACTTTCTCCGCTGTCCAAGCAGCCTTAAACAAACGTCAACTCCAGGTATCAGAACTGAGAGCTAAGTTGATAGCCAGTAAGGATCATAATGGACAGATGAGAAAGAACCTGGATGATGTGGAAAATGAGAGACGTAGACTGGAAATGCAGATTATCAACCTGAAAGAGGATCTGGACTTATC GAAAAGAGACAAAGATGATACCTCTAGAGAGAGAGACAGGCTCAGGAATTCTCTAAACTTAACAGGAAATGAGAAGTCACAGCTAGAGAAAGTTCGTTATGAAATGAACGAACAAGTAGAAGGGCTTCAGATGGAGAACGAAAAACTCCAGGCTGCCAACACGGAACTACAGAGACAGAGGGACAACATTGAGGAGGACAAAGAGGACGTTACTAAAGACAAGGAGAGGCAACTTAAGGAGAATGATAGATG TCACAGAGTCATTGACCAGTTAGAACACAAAGTCAGCAGTATTAAGGAGGAGCTTGTTGGAACTAAAGAGGCTCTCAACAGGGCACTTTTGGACAAGGAGGTTCTTGAACAACAGAAGGCTGAAGTCA GTGATGCATTAACTAAATCTGAAGTTCAGAAGTCTGACCTTGAACTTGAAATAAACAGAGCCAAGACAGAAGAGGCTGGTCTTAGAGACGCCTTACACAAGATGCAACAACTGAATGAAGGTCTAGGTCAGGACAAGATTGAACTTAACAAGATGATTATTATG CTAGAGAATGAGAAGGCCTCACTACAGGGAGAGAAATCCATGTTAGAACAGGAGAGATGTGGAATCAGAGAAGAATTGGTCCGTGTAGAGCAGGAGAAGATGGATCTTGATACAGAGAAAATGG GACTGAACCAGACATTAGAACTGAGTGAGATGACAAGACAACAATTAGAAGAAGAAATCACTGCTATACATAGAGAAAAAGGAGAAACTACAGAACAACTCAACTGT GTTGCAAGACATAAACAAGCATTGGCTGAAGAATTGGTGTCTGTCAGGAAAGAAATGGAGAGGGTTAATACCAACCTCAAACGTATTGCTATTGAGAAGGAGAGACTCACACAAGAGAAGGGTGAACTGATTGTTCAGGTCACTGACACTGAGAGGGAAAATCGTCACCAGAGTGAAGTTATCTCCACTTTAAAGGCAGATAAGGATGCCCTTGAAAGTGCCCTTTATGAAGTCCAGGAACAAGCTCGCCAATTGGAGGTCCGCAAGGAACAGTTGGAGGGAGAAAACCAAGAGTTGATCATCAGGAAAGAAAACCTACAAT CTGAAATCAACCGTCTTTGTAAGGAGAAGGATGCTGACAATGAGAAGTTTGACTTCCAGAGAGAGGACCTGAACCGTCGTCTGGCTCAACTGGAGCGTGACATGCAGATGGCAATCACACAGGAGAAACAGGCTCATGAAGATGATGTTGATCGTCTCAGCAGAGAAAGA GATAACCAGAGAGCTGAGTTTGAGTCTCAGAGAGAAGAGATGATCACACAGTATAACATGGAGAAAGAAGAGTCTAACAATAAGTTTGATAGAATGAGAGAGGAACTCATGGAGGAACTTGCTGCTTTACAGAGAGACAGGGATAACTCTCTTATGATGGCtgaaaatgacaaacaacag aCAATGTCATTATTGGAACAAGAGAAGAGTACTCTTGGAGAGAAGAATAACAATCTGACCATGGATCTGGCCAATGCTAATGTGGAGTATGAGAGACTAAAACGGGATTACTATGCCAAACAAGAACAAGATAGGACTACCATTAACGGTCTCGGCAGTGAATTGAAGAATTTCCGTAGCCAGTTTGATGAAACTTG CATGAACCATGAAAAGGAATGCAAGGATCTAACAAACAATATTAGAGAGCTGGAAAGACAGAGAGAAGGAGCACTTAGAGAGGTGGCTGAACTCAAAACTCAACTCAAACTTGTCGAGGAGAATCGTGACAATATTCGTAGAGATCTTATCGAGGCTAATCGTAAAATCAGAGAGGGAGAAGAAACTAGAGATCTCATGAGAAAAGACATTGTTGAACTTAAACGCAATATAAACGATGAAGTGAGAGAGAAGGACACCATTAGTAAGACAGCTGACGAACTCAGAAATACAGTGAAGAGGAACGAGGCTGACAAGATTGAACTGAACAGAGCATTACAGGACAATAAACAAAGATGTGCAG TATTGGATGAGCAGAAGGCGAATGTTCAGAAAGAGGCAGGTGACTTAAGAGCCAGTCTACGTGAAGTTGAGAAAGCTCGTCTTGAGGCACGTCGTGAGTTGCAAGAGCTACGTCGTCAAGTGAAACAATTAGACGGAGAGAGGAACAAGCTAGGAAAGGAAGTGGGAGACCTGCAGAACAGGGTGGCTAGGGATGAAGAAAAAGAGGAAGAGTCCAGGAGAACTTCATTCGATCTCAAACAAAAG GTGGTTGAGACAGAAGCCAGCCGTGAAGCCCTCAGAAAGGAACTTGCAAACACCCAGCGTAAGATGGGTGAAGTTATTGAGGAGAGCAGAATGAAAGAGAAAGATTACCAGATGGCACTTGAAGACAGCCGCAGAATTGAAAGGAAAATGGAGGACCAAAGGCGTAACTTGGAAATCCAACTTGAAAATACAGGTGCTGAGAATGAAGAATTGAAATTGAGGTTGAGTGGAGCCGAAGGACGAGTCAATGCCCTTGAAGCAACCCTTGCCAGACTAGAGGGTGCTAAACGTGACATCGAATTCAAACTTAGTAGCATTGTGTCAAGTTTGAGAAGGACCATTGGATTCAGACAAGAAATGCCAAGAGCCCGCAGTCCAGTTAGGTCCCGATCCACCAGCCCAAGGCGGTCCAGACCAAACTCTCCAGCTAAAG GATTTGAGAATACATATGCCACCACTACTGAAGGTAGAGGTAGTCCTATTCCAAGAACTGGGTCACCTGATAGAGCAGGAAGTCCAATCAGAGTGTCATCACGTGGAGTGTCACCTTCCAGATTTGAAATGGCAGCTGTTGATGTAGACCCAGAGGCTGTCAGAATGGCTCTCCGTGACTTTGTACAACAGTTGGCAAATGCTGAGAGAGAAAGG GATGATGCTCTCGCCAACACAAAGAGTATGGGAATACAACTTCAGGAATTAGAAGATGAGAAGGGCAGAGTAGAGAGACGTTTAGAACAATTACAGAAATCTCTTGGAGATGTAGAGGAAG ACAAACGTGGTATTGATGGACGTCTTGCAAGTGCCCAGACCGCCTTGATGCTCCAAGAGGAGACAATTCGTCGCAATGAAAGGGAACGCAAGATTATGCAAGATAAAATGAATGCTTTAGAGCGCAGCCTGACCTCTGCAGAGACAGAGAAACGCCAACAGTTGGAGAAGATAAGTAAGATGAAGGCTAACGAGGGCAGACTGGATGATGATAAACGTAACTTAAGACAGGGTCTTGAAGATGCTGAGAACAGATGTACTAAACTAGAACTAGCTCGTAGATCTCTAGAGGGTGACTTACAGAGGTTCAAACTGTTGATGAACGATAAAGAAACAGAAAATCTG gTCCTGACAGACAGAGTAGAAACTCTGAACAAACAGATACAAAACCTTGACAGCAAAGCCCAGTCCTTACAGTTAACTGTAGACAGATTGTCTCTTACCTTGGCTAAAACTGAAGAGGATGGTATTCAACAGAAAGACAAG GTACAGTCATTGAACATGTCCTTATCAGACAACAATGCTGCCCTTAATGAGTTACAGGAACGTATCCAACAGTTACAGAGGGCACTCACCAGCAGTGAACATGATCGTAGGGTACTGCAAGAAAGATTAGATTCCACTAG ACAAGCTTTGAATGATGCCAAGAAACAAAATTACGACCTCCTAGAACGTGTACAGACATTACAGAATGACTGTTCTGAAAGTGAAGTCAGAAGGGCAGAGGTTGAAGGTCAACTCCGTCAGAATCATGGT GTGCttgttaagagaacagaaactgaACAAGAACTGAACCAGATTGTACAGAAACTAACCCAGGATAAACAGAACATGCAGGACCATATCTCAAATATATCTCGTAATCTGTCCACTGTTGAGACACAGAAAACAGAGATGGAGAGAACATACATCAGACTGGAGAAAGATAAATCTGCTCTCAGGAAAACTTTAGATAAG GTTGAACGTGAAAAACTGAAGACAGAAGAGATCGCTAACACTTCACTGATGGAAAAGGGATCCTTAGATAGATCATTGGCTCGTCTGGACGAAGATAACTGTGATCTCAATAAACAAGTACAACAGCTCCAGGCACAGTTAGCAGAGGCTGAGCAACAACATGCTCAGAG GTTGATTGATGTAACCACAAGACATAGAGCTGAAACAGAGATGGAGACAGAGAGACTCCGAACTGCTCAGATGCAAGCTGAAAGAATGCTTGAAACAAGAGAGAGATCAAATAGAACTAAAATCAAGGGTCTTGAAGAAACA GTTGCCACATTGAAAGACCAACTGTCAACTGAAATGAAGAAACGTCAGCTTTATATTTCCCGTAGTGCCCGTACCGGTGATGAAATCCGTGATATCCGATCCATACTGGACTCTTCATTATCAAACGTAACAAGGGACCAGTCTCTTGATCCGCTCATCATGGAGACAGAAACCAGGAAACTAGACGAATCCTTGGAATTCCGTGGAAGTTACAGATCACAACCAAGACGAAGAACAAGTCCAAATCGTACACCAATGAAATATTCTGATAGGTTGACATCAACACCTGCAATGCGTCGAACCCAGAGCCCCATAGCACTGCGtaaaaaactattgaaataa